From the Vanessa cardui chromosome 18, ilVanCard2.1, whole genome shotgun sequence genome, one window contains:
- the LOC124537325 gene encoding probable beta-hexosaminidase fdl, whose product MKSWGEALWRSASANFSRVGRLRRALLLLAAAACTAAAVLYWRQQTDDSAHRPLHSMFAGVEPQWSWICRNDRCERLLASETNVLQSLPTCNMLCASTQLWPQPTGPVSLATAAIRVRSSGLSLQVLASPSRDVTEHLNDAFILMRDDLKTLEKSAAIENRRTDSATRDVLVRVTVNGTADPRMRQDTDESYKLALRPAGKSLVVDITAHSFCGARHGFETLSQLIWLDPYAGSLLILEAATIDDAPKFRYRGLLLDTARNYFPVSDILRTIDAMGASKMNTFHWHVSDSQSFPLRLQSAPQLAQHGAYGPGAVYTTDDVRAIVRKARLRGIRVLIEVDAPAHVGRAWTWGPGAGLGHLAHCVELEPWSTYCGEPPCGQLNPRNPHVYSLLERIYAEIIQLTGVDDIFHLGGDEVSERCWAQHFNDTDPMELWFEFTRRAMLALEKANGGKAPDLTFLWSSRLTHTPYLERLDKKRYGVQVWGSSRWPESRAVLDAGYRSVLSHVDAWYLDCGFGSWRDSSDGHCGPYRSWQQIYEHRPWIEEIPSVTTGVEPWRVEGGAACQWTEQLGSGGLDARVWPRTAALAERLWSDRVEGATADVYLRLDTQRSRLLAKGIHAAPLWPRWCSHNPHACL is encoded by the exons ATGAAATCTTGGGGCGAAGCGCTATGGCGGAGTGCTTCTGCAAACTTCTCGCGCGTGGGTCGGCTGCGGCGAGCGCTTTTGCTGCTGGCTGCTGCGGCGTGTACCGCTGCAGCTGTCCTTTACTGGCGACAACAAACTGATGACTCTGCGCATCGACCTTTGCACTCTATGTTCGC AGGTGTGGAGCCTCAATGGTCATGGATCTGTCGGAACGATCGCTGCGAAAGGCTTTTGGCCTCAGAAACAAATGTACTTCAATCTCTTCCAACTTGCAATATGCTATGCGCTTCCACACAACTATGGCCCCAGCCCACTGGTCCAGTGAGCCTGGCGACTGCTGCCATCCGCGTTCGTTCCAGTGGATTGTCTCTCCAAGTACTGGCCTCTCCCTCTCGGGATGTAACCGAGCACCTCAATGACGCCTTTATCTTGATGCGCGATGACCTAAAAACACTGGAAAAATCCGCCGCCATAGAGAACAGACGAACTGACTCGGCGACACGTGACGTTCTCGTTCGTGTAACCGTTAACGGAACCGCTGATCCACGGATGAGACAGGACACAGACGAAAGTTACAAGCTAGCACTTCGACCAGCTGGCAAATCTTTGGTCGTCGATATAACTGCACACTCTTTCTGCGGTGCCCGACATGGCTTCGAAACTTTATCACAGTTGATTTGGTTAGATCCTTATGCGGGCTCACTCTTAATTCTGGAAGCAGCCACTATTGACGACGCCCCTAAATTTCGATATCGTGGACTTCTTCTCGATACAGCAAGAAACTATTTTCCTGTTAGTGATATACTGCGTACAATTGATGCGATGGGCGCTAGTAAGATGAACACCTTTCATTGGCATGTTAGTGATTCTCAATCATTTCCTTTAAGATTGCAGAGCGCTCCACAATTAGCGCAACATGGAGCGTATGGCCCTGGAGCCGTGTATACGACTGACGATGTACGAGCTATCGTCAGGAAAGCCAGATTACGTGGTATACGTGTTCTAATAGAAGTAGACGCGCCAGCACACGTGGGGCGAGCTTGGACTTGGGGACCGGGTGCAGGGTTAGGTCACTTAGCTCATTGTGTTGAACTGGAACCTTGGAGTACTTATTGCGGTGAACCTCCTTGTGGACAATTGAACCCGCGAAATCCCCATGTATACTCACTACTAGAGCGCATATACGCAGAAATTATCCAACTTACCGGCGTTGACGATATTTTCCACTTAGGAGGAGACGAAGTTTCAGAACGTTGTTGGGCACAACATTTTAATGATACAGATCCAATGGAGTTATGGTTCGAATTTACACGACGTGCAATGCTTGCTCTAGAAAAAGCTAATGGAGGAAAAGCACCTGATTTAACTTTCCTCTGGTCTTCACGTTTAACTCACACGCCATACCTCGAACGCCTTGACAAAAAACGATATGGAGTCCAAGTGTGGGGCTCTTCACGATGGCCAGAATCTCGAGCCGTACTTGACGCAGGGTATCGTTCAGTGTTATCACATGTTGATGCTTGGTACTTGGACTGTGGATTTGGTTCTTGGCGAGATAGCTCTGACGGGCACTGTGGACCATATCGTTCGTGGCAACAAATCTACGAACACAGGCCATGGATAGAAGAAATACCGTCGGTTACCACAGGAGTTGAACCTTGGAGGGTTGAAGGTGGAGCGGCATGTCAATGGACGGAACAGCTGGGTTCTGGAGGCTTAGACGCCAGAGTTTGGCCGAGAACTGCGGCACTGGCGGAGCGATTATGGTCCGATCGTGTTGAAGGCGCCACGGCAGATGTTTATCTTAGACTGGACACGCAACGATCACGCTTATTAGCCAAAGGGATCCATGCAGCTCCTCTGTGGCCTCGCTGGTGTTCTCACAACCCTCACGCCTGCCTTTAG